A segment of the Neoarius graeffei isolate fNeoGra1 chromosome 5, fNeoGra1.pri, whole genome shotgun sequence genome:
gcgtgccGGCGcgtgctagctcccagcttggccggcgcgcgctagctcccagcttggccggcgcgcgctagctcccagcttggcccgagcgcgctagctcccagcttggcccgagcgcgctagctcccagcttggcccgagcgcgctagctcccagcttggccCGAGCGCgcgagctcagtaaactagtaaatccagtaaaggaaaaacttgagactgaaaggttttaacagtcatccaaatgactaaacgtaaacattgctacagtaacataccagctactgttgttgacattagctagcttgacattcaaaatggcggacaccggggcgtcacgtgaccctgtgacatcaggtgaaatacctcaatagcctggAGGTTAGCAGACAACGGGCCAAGTTCAACGAGGTAAAGAAACTGCTAAGGGATTTCAAGATCACGGATCTTCGCTTCGGCGCTGTTTACCCTGCTGAGCTGAAAATCACACTTCCAGACGGTACAGTTGAAAAATTCAAAGACCCAAGTAAGGCAAAGGACTATGTTACTGAGAAAATAATTAACAAGCCAACTGAGTAGACTAGGTGTCCTTATGTCAGACTAAATGGAGAATGTAGCCCTGTTGTTGTGATGGCAATAGGTTATTGATTCAAGGTAACCTATTAATGGAGTCGCTGCGAGGTTACTAAACAGCACAAGTTGTGTGAAATGACAAATGACATTGTGGACTTTCTTATTTGAAGTGTGTCAGTTCTAGTGagagacatagttagctttttccCCTTTTTTGGATGTTTCTTGTTGGTGTGATTTGGACTTTAGCCCCATGTGGAGCGACCCTTACGGAGATACCGTTCTGTTTCTCTCTATACTGGGTTTTTTATTACTTTTATTCTTTCACAATCATTCTTGGACTGAGGAAACGTTTCCATGAATAACTCCAGCATGTCAACCAGGAGGTGAACCTTTTTCTTTTTACATAATTGTAAAATCCAGCTTGGTAACCATTTGCGATCATTGCTCCAATTAGTAAAGTGTGTTTAAAATTTATAGATAATTGTATTAAAACTGACCGTGTGAAGCTGAAGAGTGGCTTCCCTCTTCTTTGATCTGAATTTAATACTGAGTCTCCAAAACATGCTGACTGCACACTTTCTTTCATTTGCCTTATTTTACAGTGTTATTGATTACTGAAAATAGAAAATATCAGTACTTTACAATAAAATCCACAAATATATTAATAATATGAAGTAAAGGAATAGTTTACCACTTGAGTAATGCTTTTATTATCATGAATGTATACATACTCTCATCCTTTGTGCATCAGGGAAATGAAAATCGTTAAGTTTTTGTATCTTTTTAACTTTCTGTTCATGATTCTGATTTTCAAAATTTCAGGGAAGATTTAATATATGTTTTTGTGAGGAACTTAAAGTACGGAAGGGTTGCCATAGTCTGAGATTTTGATGGTATGATATCTGTCTCAGAAAATGTCAAGGTTTCATGGTATCACACTTTACagtatttcattattattattataattataaacagaattaagggcggcacggtggtgtagtggttagcgctgtcgcctcacagcaagaaggtccgggttcgagccccgtggccgacgagggcctttctgtgcggagtttgcatgttctccccgtgtccgcgtgggtttcctctgggtgctccggtttcccccacagtccaaagacatgcaggttaggttaactggtgactctaaattgaccgtaggtgtgaatgtgagtgtgaatggttgtctgtgtctatgtgtcagtcctgtgatgacctggcgacttgtccagggtgtaccccgcctttcgcccgtagtcagctgggataggctccagcttgcctgcaaccctgtagaacaggataaagcggctacagataatgagatgagatgagataaacagaatTATAAACATGAGATAAAAAAGACTGCAGGTAACTTGTCATTGCAAAGAACCCAAACTCCAATTCAAATATTATCCCAGGTACAATGTGGGAGCAGAAATAATGGACTtcttgatgatccagcaaaccatgGAATAAATGAATTGGTCTTGAGAGCAACTAAGCGACTGACTACTTGATTTCcctttttatattatttttcacCCTTCCCTGTTATAAGCAATTTATTGTTTTCAGTTTGTGCTTCTCTTCATTTTTGAACAATGCTTCTCATTGTTTTTTTCCTACCATCCATGAAAAATAATGAGAAATGTCCCTACAAACTATAACGTTATATAAATAAAGTAtgtttgtttgcatgtttgtATCAGTGGGTGAGGATGTaagctttctcacacacacacacacacacacacacacacacacacacacactgcattgtGCGCATCATTCAAACATCACTTGGAAGAGACTGTAGACTCCACTCTTACCAAATAATTGCAGACAGACCCAAAACTCATTCAACATGTTGCACAATAATCATGAAAGACAAGGTTGGCATCATAAAGAGAATTAAAGGCATATGCTGACCTAAAGAAGAGTTGCAGGCTTGCCCTCAAACATATTACTGCCAAGCGTCATCTGTCTTGCTCATGCTAACTGCTTTATGAGCGGGTATTTTTTTGTTGACGTAATGACAAGTCAAGCTAATTCCCCCAATCTGACCTGATGCAAGTATGAccagcagggtgtgtgtgtgtgagatgtttcaTATGATGAATATAAATGAATCAATAAAAACCTAATTATGATGCCAAAGGCTTGATCTGCAGGTATTGGGGTGCCTCCCATGATGCTAATCCTGAGTGCAAGTGAAATTCTCTGTTTGGCTGCATTTTCCCCCAAATAACGGAAATAAGGCAATGTACGTGGAATGACAGCCATCAGTTTTTATACCATGGTATACCATGAAATCCCGCAGAACAGTATTAAAAGAATCTGTGTCTGCCTATAGGGCAAGTGGGGGAGAGGAAACGAGGCAGCACcggatttgggcggcacggtggtgtagtggttagcacggtcgcctcacagcaagaaggttctgagttcgaacccagcggctggtgagggcctttctgtgtggagtttgcatgttctccccgtgtctgcatgggtttcctctgggtgctccagtttcccccatagtctaaagacatgcggttaggttaatatgggacagccttgggctgaggtgcccttgagtgaggcacccaactgctccccaggcgctgttagcatggctgcccactgctctgtgtatgtgtgtgtgctcattgctcacgtatgtgtgcatgtgtgtgttcactgcatcagatgggttaaatgcagagaggaaatttcacaagtgtgtgatgaataaagttgtgctttctttcttatagATGTTGTTCCCTCACAATAAAAGTGTAAAACTCTTGACTTCTCTTTACTGCATTAACATTTTGAATcttttatattttttgcattgtaTTATTTTTAGAAACAGATGATTGATGAAAAAAATCTACTGAGTAATGTACTGTATGTaaatattatttacattatttagTGATGCATGATCacaaagggattttttttcttaaacagAGGACGGCTACTCTGACTACTACAGCCTAAAGCCAGATGATTACAAGCCCCAGGTCTGCAACAACACCAATGTAATGGATTTTAGCCAAGTCTTCCTCCCTACAGTCTACAGCATTGTCTTCATTGTGGGGTTCATTGGCAATGGCCTGGTGTTGTGTGTCCTGGTCAAGTATTACAAACCATTCAACATGTCAGATCTGTGCCTCTTCAACCTGGCCATTTCAGACCTCCTCTTCCTTATCTCATTGCCTTTCTGGGCCGACTACGCTGCCAACTCTAACTGGGCATTCCCAGAGTTCATGTGCCATGCAGTGACAGCACTCTACATGCTGGGCTTCTATGGAAGTATCTTCTTCATGATCCTTATGACAGTGGACCGCTATGCCGTCATCGTCCACACCTCTACCTCCCTCATCCCCAAGCACTGGTCTGTCAGAGCTAGCATAGCACTGGCTTTGTTTGTGTGGACACTGAGCTTGGTAGCCTCTCTGCCAGCCATCAGTTTCTCAAAAGTGAATACTATATCAAATGTATCAAAATGCATGGTGGAATATTCAAAAAGGAAAATGTGGAAGTAATTTCATTACATTGAGCTGAACATCTTTGGTTTTATTATTCCTCTCTCAGTGATGCTGTTCTGTTACTCACACATCATCCCCATCTTAATGACCATGAAATCTCAGAATAAACACAAAGCTGTCAGGCTCATGGTGGTCTTGGTCACTGTTTACTTCCTCTTCTGGACGCCCTACAACATCATACTCATGCGCCACAATGATTTCCAGCACAAAGACAAAATTAAAAGTGTAACTGTTATTGCTTGTTATCCCCAAAGCCTATTTCAGAAATAAAAAGACCATAATACTTTTACATCTTTGTAAAATAATCTTAATACCCTGAGATTATGTACATTTTCCTCCAACCAAGTCTATGTATAaattgttacagaaaattaattaacCCCTTTTGACCATTTAGATTAATTCAGTAGCACTCTGGTATGAATCATGATGAAGGATGattcctggttttttttttttttttgggtggttgCTTTATTCTTTTGACTGTTATCATTTTGTGCTGACAAAGGTCAAGTGAATAATTAAGCCCAAGTTGTTCAAAAATTGTATTTCacaagacatgattaaaaatggtggtggcacggtagtgtagtggttagcactgtcgcctcacagcaagaaggtcctgggtttgcggccgatgagggcctttctgtgtggagtttgcatgctctctccgtgtcagcgtgggtttctaccgggtgctctggtttcccccacagtccaaagacatgcaggttaggttaactgatggctgtaaattgaccgtaggtgtgaatgtgagtgtgaatggttgtctgtatctattggcccttttccactaccctttttcagctcacttcagctcgcttcagctcacttcagcctgacacggctcgcgtttcgactacttcagaacagcacgactcagctcgcttcagccctgcttagcacccaaaactcgcacggttttggagtggggctgaagcgagccaaaccgagctgagtgaggctgggggcgtgagcagacactcccctgtgcactgattggtgaggaggagtgtcctcacatgcccacacatgccccgcgagcacgctgggatctgtaaacaccgtaagcccggaagaagaattattacgaattacgagaatttctgaagtctTATgtgcctcgtctcatctatacgctcttgccagtatctgttggcgttgtcggtgacaacaagccacagcaccaagaccagcaacactaacgactccatgtcctccatgtttattgtttactatccgggtcgtgagactaccgcttaaaagatcactgatgtcactgtttgcgccacttaacgacatcacgtgacgtccacccactttcgctaactccacccaatgtgtccacccacttccagccagcacggttcagcgcggttgtagtcgaaatgcaactccaatagccccactcagctcgactcagcccaactcagcacggcacggctcagcccaactcagccgcgtttgtagtggaaaagcggcatatgtgtcagccctgtgatggcctagcaacttgtccagggtgtaccccgcctttcgcccatagtcagctgggataggctccagcttgcctgcaaccctgtaggacaggataagcggctacagataatggatggatggatggattaaaaatGGCTACTTTATTCACGTGTCATCTTTCTTTTAAACTGTCCTGATTTTAAGCAAATAAGGcttgattaaaagaaaaaaaaagagctgctGATATTTTTCTATGTTCAGACAGCAATTTGGACACTTATTGTTGTAAACTTTTGTCTTGGTCATGGACATGTATACTCAATACAAGACATTATGAAAAAAGTTGATTAACACTCATGATTTGTGCATAGTATGACAATTGGTGTTCAAGAACAATACTGGATGTATATTTTAAATGGTAGGTTACTAGCTCCTCTTTAAAATATGGAAGTGCTGTAATTTTTTGCTGTTAAGTTCTGTATGATTGTACCTTTTTGGAATGGTTAAAATTTACTTTTCACTGTCATGATATAATATGTAGTATGCTTACAGCATGCAACTGATGTATGAGACTGGCTGTGATAATtgtgataaattgtttactaatcccATATTAGCATGGTGTTTTCTGCAAGGGTGACAATATTTTTACCGAATACGTTGGACAATGTTATGCACCTTCTCTAAATTATATTGCAACTCTTAATTTGGACTCTCCGGAATTTATTTTGTGCCTACATAAGGTGCGATCAAAAAGTTCTGAGACTTGGACCAGGAGCAATAAGTAACTTCAACATCAGAACCCATGTTACACACATTTTTGTGACAATGTGCATGTGCGCATTTTCGATTTTACTAAAGACCTCAAACAGAGACCAGAGAGCAAACATCAAATTGTGTGTCAAACTCAGAAATTCGGCACCGGAGACCCCTGAAATGCTTCATGAGCACAAGCctcaaaaatatccaaaaaatTAAGTGTCTTGTGCATCAGGATTGCTGGATCGCCCTGACATCTCATCAGAAGACTTTTTGGGTCAAGGAACCATCAGGGCTGCACCGGCAGAGGACAAGGGGTGTGTCAGGATGACCTGCAAAACAGCCATTAACTGTGACATTCTGGTGTTAAGTTCATTTATCGCTTACTGATGTTCTCCTAACAATCGCTCCTGAGCACTGAGAGCAGTTTACTTCACTTCCTCTGCTGCATTCATTGCTGGCAAAATATCCTGTCAGGGtgtaggcacttacagatgcaagcgcaggggagagcgggtgcattgcaaactggtaaccaaatccaatACACTAATCTGAAGCTATAGTCTAGCATGGGCAAGGGTTGGTCAATTCACAAACAGAATGTCAAAAGGCAGGTGAGTAAATTaagtcagaaataaacataaTGTCAAACGCACAGGAAGTCAGGCATCTAGATCAGGCAtggggacacagaatgatactttgctGTGAGCATTTGTGAATGCTGGGCTTATATTGGGAAGTAATTCTggggaaatgggaaacaggtgtacTTCCTAGAATTCTGGGGATGAGTggcgctgtggtgcttgggaattgTAGTGCGGCGTGGCTATGTTTGGAGGCTACTCccaactcaggttttcagtgcaaTTACTGACTGTCAGATATATACAAACAGGGTTTTGCTGACAGGTAAATTTCAGCAATTTGTTGAAACACACCTTTTCTGAAATACGGAGCCAAAAATTATCTGACGAGTtgtgttatttcagagtttgtgggttggtaggcactccagatacaaaattgttgtaaacaagcatggaacAAATAAGTTTTTCATCATACTTTCAATAATCTGTCTTAATTTAAAAATCTTTAAATCTTTGTATTGAAGGACTTCAAAGTATCTTTAAAGAATCGACTTTCAGCATCAACTTTTCAAATCAATAGTTTTATTTACAAAAAGCTCATGTTTTGCACCTTGCTCCTTTTCTCCGTGAATCATGAAAAGACTGACACGACTGCTAAAATTTCTTGCTTGACAGGTTGACTTCAGAGGAGCATGTTGGCAGGGATTATTATATTTTCTTCATGTCTGGAGTGTACTTGCCCCAAAATGTAGTACATTCTGGTTTGGAGGAATTTATGAATCTGAAATACCATCAAGATTTCACACCCCGTGCACTTGAAGTACATTATGGACAGAATAACAGAAGAGTTGTACTGGCTTGTTCTGTCACAAAAAAcccaaaatgaattctccaatacCTCGATTCAAACcttgtcagaaaaaaaaaaaattaagcaaagACACTGCTTGCTTTGGAGTAATAGTACACAGTCACTTTGCTCACACAAACTAATAGTTCTATAGAATAAACCGACTAATGATTATTTATAATCAACAACCCCGattccacaaaagttgggacaaagtacaaattgtaaatcaaaacagaatgcaataatttacaaatctcaaaaactgatattatattcacaatagaacatagacaacatatccaacgtcgaaagtgagacattttgaaatttcatgccaaatattggctcatttgaaatttcctgacagcaacacatctcaaaaaagttgggacaggggcaataagaggctggaaaagttaaaggtacaaaaaaggaacagctggaggaccaaattgcaactcattaggtcaattggcaataggtcattaacatgactgggtataaaaagagcatcttggagtggcagcggctctcagaagtaaagatgggaagaggatcaccaatccccctaattctgcgctgacaaatagtggagcaatatcagaaaggagtccaacagtgtaaaattgcaaagagtttgaatatatcatcatctacagtgcataatatcatcaaaagattcagagaatctggaagaatctctgtgcgtaagggtcaaggccagaaaaccacactgggtgcccgtgatcttcgggccctgagacggcactgcatcacatacagtacaggcatgcttctgtattggaaatcacaaaatgggctcaggaatatttccagagaacattatctgtgaacacaattcactgtgccatccgccgttgccagctcaaactctatagttcaaagaagaagccgtatctaaacatgatccagaaacgcagacgtcttctctgggccaaggctcatttaaaatggactatggcaaagtggaaaactgttctgtggtcagacgaatcacgtATTTTCAGAGagctataacttgaaaacggtcgatggtagacagatgtttaccattatcaacttccaggaagtgccatatgggctttcatttgccaCCATGACCTATGACCTTGAATGACATTGAAatgtcaaggtcatggattttcaattTAACGGATATTTTTAGAATTGCATGTACATGTTTTGTTCTCACATGGATGTGTTAAAATTAGCTGAAGTACTTTCACCATTATGGACTTCACTGTTCTTTCAGCAGATCAAAGCCCCACCTCAGAAATGTCATGACATCATAGCTCAGTCTCTTGTCATGTATTAATACACGCAGTCTTCTTTCACAAGCAATCATTCTTGGACTGAGGAAACGTTGCCATGAATAACTCCAGCAAGCCAACCAGTAGGTGAACCTTTTTCTTTTTACATTATTGTAAAATCCAGCAACTGCTTGGTAGCCATTTGTGATCATTGCTCCAATGAGTAAAGTGTGTTTAAAATTTATCGATAATTGTATTAAAACTGACAGTGTGCAGCTGAAGAGAGGCTGTCCTCTTCTTTGATCTGAATTTAATATTGAGTCTCCAGAACTTGCTGATTGCACATTTTCTTTTACTTGCCTTATTTTACAGTGCAAAAGATGACTGAAAATTGAAACTATCAGTACTTTACAATAAAACACACAAATATATTAATAATATGAAGTAAAGGAATACTTTACCACTTGAGTAATGCTTTTGTAATGATGAATGTATACATTCTCTGATCCTTTGTACATCAGGGAAATGAAAATCGTTAACATCTTTTTAACTCTTTGTTAATGATTCTGATTTGTAAAATTTCAGGGAAGATTTCATATATGTTTTTGTGAGGAACTTATGGTACAGTAGGGTTGCAGTGGTATGAAATTGTCATGGTATGATAACTGTCTCGGTAAATATCAAGGTTTCAAAGCATCAGATCTTACAGCATTTCACTGTGattattattaaccccgccgacagtagtcggaggggttattattttcacctgcgtcagtctgtgtgtgtgtgtgtatctgtctgtctgtgtgtctgcaagatatctcaagaaccaatggatcgatttggaccaaattttgtacgtgttgccaatcacccaggaaggaaaccattaaattttggaggtcaaaggtcaaggtcatggcagaacttcgaaattttcgcccaatgcattttaatagggaaaaggcggggtttgcactcgttagagtgtccctgtctagttatttttattattggagaggcacagtggtgtagtggttagcactgtcacctgacagcaagaaggttctgggtttgagccaagcagccgacgagggcctttctgtgcggagtttgcatgttctcctcgtgtctgcgtgggtttcctccgggtgttctggtttcccctcacagttcaaagacatacaggttaggttaattggtggctctaaattgaccctaggtatgaatgtgaatggttgtttgtctctgtgtcagccctgtgatgatctggtgacttgtccagggtgtaccccgcctctcgcccatagtcagctgggacaggctccagctcacctgcgaccctgtacaggataagcagctacagataatggatggatgaatttattattattattattattatattttttatgaaCATAATTatcagaggggcggcacggtggtgtagtggttagcgctgtcgcctcacagcgggaaggtcctgggttcgagccccggggccggcgagggcctttctgtgtggagtttgcatgttctccccgtgtccgcgtgggtttcctccgggtgctccggtttcccccacagtccaaagacatgcaggttaggttaactggtgactctaaattgaccgtaggtgtgaatgtgagtgtgaatggttgtctgtgtctatgtgtcagccctgtgatgacctggcgacttgtccagggtgtaccccgcctttcgcccgtagtcagctgggataggctccagcttgcctgcgaccctgtagaaggataaagcagctagagataatgagatgagatgagataattatcagAATTATAAACATTAAAAATAGCATCTAACTTGTCGTTGCAAAGAACCAAAACTCCAATTCAAAGAAAATCCCAGGTACAACATGGAAGCAGAATGAATAGATTTATTGATGTTCCAGAAAATCATGCAATAAATGAATTGGTCTTGAGAGCAACTGAGTGACCGAGAGCGTCATTCCCATTTTTATATTCTGTTTGGGCTTTACCTCATAAAAGCACATTACTGTCATCAGTTTGCATACCTTCATTGCTGGACAGTGCAATACCATTGTTTTTGTCCTTCCACCCTTGTCCCAATTTTTAGTTTATGTTTTATTCTCTTATTTTTGTCATCCTTGGGTGCATTCcatccatacctgtcaaccctcctgtttttcccgggaaatcccttattttgacttatttcccgctgtcttcccgttttttttattttcccgaaaatatcccgtattttcacattatataaaagtcggtaggtccagaattcatgacgcgcctctgacaggagtttacagcaggaagtcgggccatgaattcacgtccccgccctctccagtacagcgGGTGGCAAGCTAGTAATTACACATTaattttaattgcatgtctgtgaagaagactgtcagaaccatagcgctagtctgaccaaggtcactgctcggaacttctcacaaaactaaaagatggtcgtaattctttcctcaggcAGGGCTTGAAGTGGGCCGGAACGCACCGGAACtgcgttcctgcacttctttatttTCACCGGAGTGGCAGCGCAGTTGTGTGTGAAGTTTCCCCATTTGTTTGTCTGGCACTGCCTCAACCACAGGCTTGAACGAGCAGTTGGGGATGTTTTAAAGCAGATCAATGGCATGAACAACTTTAAGATCTTCTTTGACAAGCTGTACAGCCTTTATCACGCTTCGCCAAAAAAATCAGCGCGAGCTGAGCAGCTGTGCGCAGCGCGTTGAGCAGCGCCTTCTTGTTATTGGCTGCGTCCTTTCCGTGCGCTGGGTCGCATCCAGTGAGCGCACCGTGAGAGCGGTTTGGTGATTAGTGAACTTAGTTAAACTTAAAGGTGTTTATGATAGTAAACTTAAAGGTGTTAAAccttcttttgcttttcttttagtgCAATACGTGCACTAATtactcatttttttatttttgaaacttAAAGTAATGTTGTGATGACTTTATTAGTTTAAACTTAAAATGATGCAATGTTTTTCTGTTGTTCTTAAGGTTATCAACCTAATCAAGCCCTAAACAACCCCTTCATCACCTTTGAacttcaataaaaaacaaaaaaggggaaaaactgAGTGTTCCTTGTGTGATCAAAGCTCTTTTGAAGTTGGGGCACAAAACTGGGGAAAATCATCCACAACTTGACAATATGGTTGTGGTTCTTGGTTCTGATTTGTTTTTACTTCAGTTGTCTACAAACTAAGACACTTCGTTCAAAAATAATATCTCAGAGTCActgtgaaaacacatctgttcaaacaacaaatactgtagcacaacaacagatgaaaagagtagagcattgtccttatgagccaagttttgcaaaatgcgtgaaggcaatacaaaaactgtgaagtctcatctcatctcatctcattatctctagccgctttatccttctatagggtcgcaggcaagctggagcctatcccagctgactatgggcgaaaggcggggtacaccctggacaagtcgccaggtcatcacagggctgacacatagacacagacaaccattcacactcacattcacacctacggtcaatttagagtcaccagttaacctaacctgcatgtctttggactgtgggggaaaccggagcacccggaggaaacccacgcggaaaaa
Coding sequences within it:
- the LOC132885879 gene encoding C-C chemokine receptor type 4-like, coding for MDFSQVFLPTVYSIVFIVGFIGNGLVLCVLVKYYKPFNMSDLCLFNLAISDLLFLISLPFWADYAANSNWAFPEFMCHAVTALYMLGFYGSIFFMILMTVDRYAVIVHTSTSLIPKHWSVRASIALALFVWTLSLVASLPAISFSKVNTISNVSKCMVEYSKRKMWK